From a region of the Haematobia irritans isolate KBUSLIRL chromosome 4, ASM5000362v1, whole genome shotgun sequence genome:
- the Myo61F gene encoding unconventional myosin 61F isoform X1, translating into MTSSSSSKPAMERGLHERDRVGVQDFVLLENYQSDEAFINNLRKRFQENIIYTYIGQVLISVNPYKQLPIYNESDIKEYRNKHFYEIPPHVFAVTDNAFRSLIEENKGQCVLISGESGSGKTEASKKVLQYIAACSGHQETIEGVKDKLLKSNPLLEAFGNAKTNRNDNSSRFGKYMDIQFDFTGTPIGGNILKYLLEKSRVINQSSGERNFHIFYQLLAGASDEHLKEMNLTRSLEDYGYLSDGNNGHVSSINDAENFHQVKQAMAVIDFTQMEQTQILNIIASVLHLGNVQFTEEEGNAKIVNENCVESVANLLGVSLQELKNALTHRTIDARGDVVTSPLNQEMAIYARDALAKAVYDRLFSWLVKRLNVSLQAKDVRTARNNVMGILDIYGFEIFKTNSFEQFCINFCNEKLQQLFIELTLKSEQEEYKREGIEWVPVQYFDNKVICNLIEEKHKGIISILDEECLRPGEPTDLTFLAKLSDRLSEHPHYLCHEKAPVQVQKTMRRDEFRLVHYAGDVTYNVVNFLDKNNDLLFRDLKETMSKADNIVVRTCFPESEYLNKKRPDTAVTQFRNSLNNLMDILMCKEPSYIRCIKPNDLQSAGVFDYQLVLHQVKYLGLMENLRVRRAGFAYRRLYELFLNRYKCLSKQTWPNYNGPAKEGVKILVNELKYGPEDYRLGETKLFIRFPKTLFDTEDAFQEKKHDIASILQARWKGLVQRRKYLKLREQVITLQSYCRRHLAQQAAKKRREAADKIRAFIKGFITRNDPPNGYNEKFIANAKRMWLLRLSKELPSKVLDLSWPSSPSHCQEASTYLHRLHRLHLARKYRLALSEERKRQFELKVLAEKVFKDKKTSYPASVRHWFKTERIPAEHASQINSFVATSLNGETLKYSSACIKYDRHGYKSRDRFILLSNKAIYVLDGKTYKQKHRLPLEKLDFDLTNHSDDLMVIRIPLDLKKDKGDLILVIPYIIEFCTYIIDTVGTADVLKIVERDSLVHNMAKGKSGVIDIQTGGGEPGVVRDKSGHLVVIAGQ; encoded by the exons CTCATCCTCTTCAAAACCAGCCATGGAACGTGGTCTTCATGAACGTGATCGTGTGGGAGTACAAGATTTTGTGCTGTTGGAAAATTATCAATCAGATGAagcttttattaataatttacgaAAAAGATTTCAGGAAAATATAATCTAT ACATATATAGGTCAAGTTCTGATATCGGTGAATCCCTACAAACAACTGCCTATTTATAATGAGAGTGATATAAAGGAGTATCGcaacaaacatttctatgaaattccaCCTCATGT TTTTGCTGTTACTGATAATGCTTTTCGTTCACTTATTGAGGAAAATAAAGGCCAATGTGTCCTAATCTCtg GCGAAAGTGGTTCCGGTAAAACGGAGGCTTCTAAAAAAGTTCTCCAATATATAGCAGCTTGTTCCGGTCACCAAGAAACCATTGAGGGTGTCAAGGACAAATTGCTTAAGAGCAATCCATTGTTGGAAGCTTTTGGTAACGCCAAGACCAATCGTAATGACAACTCCTCACGTTTTGGAAAGTACATGGATATACAGTTTGATTTCACGGGAACTCCCATTGGAGGAAAcattctcaaatatttattggaaaaatcACGTGTCATAAATCAGAGCAGTGGAGAACGTAACTTTCACATTTTCTATCAATTACTAGCAGGAGCTTCCGATGAACATTTGAAAGAAATGAATTTGACCAGGTCGCTGGAGGACTATGGTTATCTAAGTGATGGA AATAATGGCCATGTAAGTTCCATAAATGATGCTGAAAACTTCCACCAGGTCAAACAAGCCATGGCCGTTATAGATTTTACTCAAATGGAACAAACTCAAATCTTGAATATCATCGCTAGTGTATTGCACTTGGGAAATGTCCAATTTACCGAAGAAGAGGGAAACGCAAAGATTGTGAATGAAAACTGTGTGGAATCGGTGGCCAATCTTTTGGGTGTCTCTTTGCAGGAATTGAAAAATGCCTTGACCCATCGTACGATTGATGCACGTGGTGACGTGGTCACTTCTCCCTTGAATCAAGAGATGGCTATTTACGCCCGCGATGCCTTGGCCAAGGCTGTATACGATCGTTTGTTCTCATGGCTGGTAAAACGTTTAAATGTCTCCTTACAGGCCAAGGACGTACGTACTGCTCGTAATAATGTTATGGGGATTTTAGACATTTATGGTTTTGAGATATTCAAAACCAACAGCTTTGAACAGTTCTGTATTAACTTCTGCAATGAAAAACTCCAGCAATTGTTCATAGAATTGACTCTGAAATCGGAACAGGAGGAGTACAAACGTGAAGGCATTGAATGGGTTCCGGTGCAGTACTTTGACAACAAGGTTATCTGCAATTTAATTGAAGAAAAACACAAAGGCATCATCTCCATCCTAGATGAGGAGTGTTTGCGTCCAGGCGAACCCACCGATTTGACCTTCTTGGCTAAATTAAGCGATCGTTTGAGTGAGCATCCACACTATTTGTGTCACGAAAAGGCTCCAGTGCAAGTGCAAAAGACTATGAGACGCGATGAATTCCGTTTGGTGCATTATGCGGGAGACGTAACATATAATGTTGTCAATTTCCTCGATAAGAACAATGACTTGTTGTTCCGGGATCTTAAGGAAACCATGAGTAAGGCTGACAACATTGTCGTTCGTACTTGTTTCCCAGAATCGGAGTATTTGAACAAGAAGAGACCTGATACGGCGGTAACACAATTCCGCAACTCCCTCAACAACTTAATGGACATTTTGATGTGCAAGGAACCTTCGTATATACGCTGCATTAAACCCAATGATTTAcagtctgctggtgttttcgatTACCAGTTAGTATTGCATCAGGTCAAATATTTGGGGCTCATGGAAAACTTACGTGTACGCCGTGCTGGTTTCGCCTATCGCAGACTCTATGAGCTCTTCCTCAATCGTTACAAATGTTTGAGCAAACAAACCTGGCCTAACTACAACGGCCCCGCTAAAGAGGGCGTAAAGATCTTAGTCAATGAACTCAAGTATGGTCCCGAAGACTACCGTTTGGGTGAAACTAAGCTATTCATACGTTTCCCCAAGACACTATTCGACACCGAGGATGCATTccaagagaagaaacatgacatTGCTTCCATTCTACAGGCCCGCTGGAAGGGTCTCGTTCAAAGacgtaaatatttaaaattacgtGAGCAAGTGATTACACTGCAATCCTATTGTCGAAGACATTTGGCCCAACAAGCAGCTAAAAAACGCCGCGAAGCAGCCGACAAGATACGAGCATTTATTAAGGGTTTCATCACACGCAATGACCCACCTAATGGTTACAATGAAAAATTCATTGCCAATGCGAAACGTATGTGGTTATTGAGATTATCGAAAGAGTTACCCAGTAAAGTTCTGGACCTTAGTTGGCCTTCATCACCATCGCATTGCCAAGAGGCCTCCACATATCTACATCGTCTGCATCGTTTACATTTGGCTCGCAAATATCGCTTGGCTTTATCGGAGGAACGCAAACGACAATTCGAGTTAAAGGTGTTGGCTGAAAAAGTATTCAAAG ACAAGAAGACTAGTTATCCTGCCAGTGTGCGACATTGGTTCAAAACCGAACGCATACCCGCCGAACATGCCTCACAAATTAATAGTTTTGTGGCCACTTCCTTGAATGGTGAAACCTTAAAGTATTCCTCAGCCTGCATTAAATACGATCGACATGGCTACAAATCTCGCGATCGTTTCATATTGCTAAGCAATAAAGCCATATATGTATTGGACGGTAAAACCTATAAACAGAAACACCGTCTGCCCCTAGAGAAACTCGACTTCGATTTGACCAATCACAGTGACGATTTAATGGTTATACGTATTCCGCTCGATTTGAAAAAGGATAAGGGCGATTTAATTTTGGTGATACCATACATTATTGAATTCTGTACATATATCATTGATACAGTGGGCACAGCAGACGTCTTAAAAATCGTCGAGAGAGATTC CCTGGTACACAATATGGCCAAGGGCAAATCTGGTGTTATTGATATTCAAACTGGAGGTGGTGAACCAGGCGTTGTTCGTGACAAAAGTGGACATCTTGTTGTT ATTGCTGGCCAGTAA
- the Myo61F gene encoding unconventional myosin 61F isoform X2 — MERGLHERDRVGVQDFVLLENYQSDEAFINNLRKRFQENIIYTYIGQVLISVNPYKQLPIYNESDIKEYRNKHFYEIPPHVFAVTDNAFRSLIEENKGQCVLISGESGSGKTEASKKVLQYIAACSGHQETIEGVKDKLLKSNPLLEAFGNAKTNRNDNSSRFGKYMDIQFDFTGTPIGGNILKYLLEKSRVINQSSGERNFHIFYQLLAGASDEHLKEMNLTRSLEDYGYLSDGNNGHVSSINDAENFHQVKQAMAVIDFTQMEQTQILNIIASVLHLGNVQFTEEEGNAKIVNENCVESVANLLGVSLQELKNALTHRTIDARGDVVTSPLNQEMAIYARDALAKAVYDRLFSWLVKRLNVSLQAKDVRTARNNVMGILDIYGFEIFKTNSFEQFCINFCNEKLQQLFIELTLKSEQEEYKREGIEWVPVQYFDNKVICNLIEEKHKGIISILDEECLRPGEPTDLTFLAKLSDRLSEHPHYLCHEKAPVQVQKTMRRDEFRLVHYAGDVTYNVVNFLDKNNDLLFRDLKETMSKADNIVVRTCFPESEYLNKKRPDTAVTQFRNSLNNLMDILMCKEPSYIRCIKPNDLQSAGVFDYQLVLHQVKYLGLMENLRVRRAGFAYRRLYELFLNRYKCLSKQTWPNYNGPAKEGVKILVNELKYGPEDYRLGETKLFIRFPKTLFDTEDAFQEKKHDIASILQARWKGLVQRRKYLKLREQVITLQSYCRRHLAQQAAKKRREAADKIRAFIKGFITRNDPPNGYNEKFIANAKRMWLLRLSKELPSKVLDLSWPSSPSHCQEASTYLHRLHRLHLARKYRLALSEERKRQFELKVLAEKVFKDKKTSYPASVRHWFKTERIPAEHASQINSFVATSLNGETLKYSSACIKYDRHGYKSRDRFILLSNKAIYVLDGKTYKQKHRLPLEKLDFDLTNHSDDLMVIRIPLDLKKDKGDLILVIPYIIEFCTYIIDTVGTADVLKIVERDSLVHNMAKGKSGVIDIQTGGGEPGVVRDKSGHLVVIAGQ; from the exons ATGGAACGTGGTCTTCATGAACGTGATCGTGTGGGAGTACAAGATTTTGTGCTGTTGGAAAATTATCAATCAGATGAagcttttattaataatttacgaAAAAGATTTCAGGAAAATATAATCTAT ACATATATAGGTCAAGTTCTGATATCGGTGAATCCCTACAAACAACTGCCTATTTATAATGAGAGTGATATAAAGGAGTATCGcaacaaacatttctatgaaattccaCCTCATGT TTTTGCTGTTACTGATAATGCTTTTCGTTCACTTATTGAGGAAAATAAAGGCCAATGTGTCCTAATCTCtg GCGAAAGTGGTTCCGGTAAAACGGAGGCTTCTAAAAAAGTTCTCCAATATATAGCAGCTTGTTCCGGTCACCAAGAAACCATTGAGGGTGTCAAGGACAAATTGCTTAAGAGCAATCCATTGTTGGAAGCTTTTGGTAACGCCAAGACCAATCGTAATGACAACTCCTCACGTTTTGGAAAGTACATGGATATACAGTTTGATTTCACGGGAACTCCCATTGGAGGAAAcattctcaaatatttattggaaaaatcACGTGTCATAAATCAGAGCAGTGGAGAACGTAACTTTCACATTTTCTATCAATTACTAGCAGGAGCTTCCGATGAACATTTGAAAGAAATGAATTTGACCAGGTCGCTGGAGGACTATGGTTATCTAAGTGATGGA AATAATGGCCATGTAAGTTCCATAAATGATGCTGAAAACTTCCACCAGGTCAAACAAGCCATGGCCGTTATAGATTTTACTCAAATGGAACAAACTCAAATCTTGAATATCATCGCTAGTGTATTGCACTTGGGAAATGTCCAATTTACCGAAGAAGAGGGAAACGCAAAGATTGTGAATGAAAACTGTGTGGAATCGGTGGCCAATCTTTTGGGTGTCTCTTTGCAGGAATTGAAAAATGCCTTGACCCATCGTACGATTGATGCACGTGGTGACGTGGTCACTTCTCCCTTGAATCAAGAGATGGCTATTTACGCCCGCGATGCCTTGGCCAAGGCTGTATACGATCGTTTGTTCTCATGGCTGGTAAAACGTTTAAATGTCTCCTTACAGGCCAAGGACGTACGTACTGCTCGTAATAATGTTATGGGGATTTTAGACATTTATGGTTTTGAGATATTCAAAACCAACAGCTTTGAACAGTTCTGTATTAACTTCTGCAATGAAAAACTCCAGCAATTGTTCATAGAATTGACTCTGAAATCGGAACAGGAGGAGTACAAACGTGAAGGCATTGAATGGGTTCCGGTGCAGTACTTTGACAACAAGGTTATCTGCAATTTAATTGAAGAAAAACACAAAGGCATCATCTCCATCCTAGATGAGGAGTGTTTGCGTCCAGGCGAACCCACCGATTTGACCTTCTTGGCTAAATTAAGCGATCGTTTGAGTGAGCATCCACACTATTTGTGTCACGAAAAGGCTCCAGTGCAAGTGCAAAAGACTATGAGACGCGATGAATTCCGTTTGGTGCATTATGCGGGAGACGTAACATATAATGTTGTCAATTTCCTCGATAAGAACAATGACTTGTTGTTCCGGGATCTTAAGGAAACCATGAGTAAGGCTGACAACATTGTCGTTCGTACTTGTTTCCCAGAATCGGAGTATTTGAACAAGAAGAGACCTGATACGGCGGTAACACAATTCCGCAACTCCCTCAACAACTTAATGGACATTTTGATGTGCAAGGAACCTTCGTATATACGCTGCATTAAACCCAATGATTTAcagtctgctggtgttttcgatTACCAGTTAGTATTGCATCAGGTCAAATATTTGGGGCTCATGGAAAACTTACGTGTACGCCGTGCTGGTTTCGCCTATCGCAGACTCTATGAGCTCTTCCTCAATCGTTACAAATGTTTGAGCAAACAAACCTGGCCTAACTACAACGGCCCCGCTAAAGAGGGCGTAAAGATCTTAGTCAATGAACTCAAGTATGGTCCCGAAGACTACCGTTTGGGTGAAACTAAGCTATTCATACGTTTCCCCAAGACACTATTCGACACCGAGGATGCATTccaagagaagaaacatgacatTGCTTCCATTCTACAGGCCCGCTGGAAGGGTCTCGTTCAAAGacgtaaatatttaaaattacgtGAGCAAGTGATTACACTGCAATCCTATTGTCGAAGACATTTGGCCCAACAAGCAGCTAAAAAACGCCGCGAAGCAGCCGACAAGATACGAGCATTTATTAAGGGTTTCATCACACGCAATGACCCACCTAATGGTTACAATGAAAAATTCATTGCCAATGCGAAACGTATGTGGTTATTGAGATTATCGAAAGAGTTACCCAGTAAAGTTCTGGACCTTAGTTGGCCTTCATCACCATCGCATTGCCAAGAGGCCTCCACATATCTACATCGTCTGCATCGTTTACATTTGGCTCGCAAATATCGCTTGGCTTTATCGGAGGAACGCAAACGACAATTCGAGTTAAAGGTGTTGGCTGAAAAAGTATTCAAAG ACAAGAAGACTAGTTATCCTGCCAGTGTGCGACATTGGTTCAAAACCGAACGCATACCCGCCGAACATGCCTCACAAATTAATAGTTTTGTGGCCACTTCCTTGAATGGTGAAACCTTAAAGTATTCCTCAGCCTGCATTAAATACGATCGACATGGCTACAAATCTCGCGATCGTTTCATATTGCTAAGCAATAAAGCCATATATGTATTGGACGGTAAAACCTATAAACAGAAACACCGTCTGCCCCTAGAGAAACTCGACTTCGATTTGACCAATCACAGTGACGATTTAATGGTTATACGTATTCCGCTCGATTTGAAAAAGGATAAGGGCGATTTAATTTTGGTGATACCATACATTATTGAATTCTGTACATATATCATTGATACAGTGGGCACAGCAGACGTCTTAAAAATCGTCGAGAGAGATTC CCTGGTACACAATATGGCCAAGGGCAAATCTGGTGTTATTGATATTCAAACTGGAGGTGGTGAACCAGGCGTTGTTCGTGACAAAAGTGGACATCTTGTTGTT ATTGCTGGCCAGTAA